In the genome of Aspergillus luchuensis IFO 4308 DNA, chromosome 2, nearly complete sequence, one region contains:
- a CDS encoding SET domain-containing protein (COG:S;~EggNog:ENOG410PIJB;~InterPro:IPR001214;~go_function: GO:0005515 - protein binding [Evidence IEA]): MDSVALPLVSQLSNILQNPIFPAHLQSAVQAVRQSQDRKQKRASKDGGSEEDGDSQLFLRIEASLVHKETSSAQGSRLTLGHIDLRSGKAVPLPLTPVSTPDSRISTEYATTTIDSNKCRDNEDAQSYPNKRRKTISALRPAKATTIHPDRSVDCEYESLSSAAAADSSGSKPSVRQVHSDTRFPQRKNPRQEYSLPVLEPTSADKLIAGIWRQLHSPVKLSRLPSIIQSNTDIRTGVSLEVFREVNTLCLKYYNQSQSSRALEMIVQAYWVECFEARVAVIRLEKPQLSITDARMMALKEACMVLDWKEKDLRNRMAIWRGYKEIKDTGGWACLIFASTGIYRFCKYRTEFGEGLFTRLRHLRSSFEVAADTLHPGWRDLLQVIRQDNSIAYHGHPHEWVTMSEEVAVPLPSTYAHLNLPQGFHYQFIDVCVLDHAVFGNHDPRHVPELDPDLCLVCKARQSDEIDKNQCLCFPALFGGVRHPVPVQVFRTSTGKNNGVIARCNFERGTVIGEFTGLITNGIEGVDVMLGGSRGRTYQIYQGQMGNFTRFINHSCRPNSQFQRFYWRGMERIIVVSRGIMAGTEITVDYSDNYWRQLSKKCLCGESCCRFAGREG; the protein is encoded by the exons ATGGACTCTGTAGCACTACCCCTTGTTTCACAGTTGTCGAACATCCTTCAAAACCCAATCTTTCCGGCGCATCTTCAGTCGGCCGTACAGGCTGTCCGGCAGAGTCAGGATAGGAAGCAGAAGCGTGCAAGTAAGGACGGTGgctcagaagaagatggcgacTCGCAGCTCTTCCTCAGAATTGAAGCTTCATTAGTCCATAAGGAGACAAGTTCAGCGCAAGGAAGCAGGTTAACCTTG GGACACATTGATCTTCGAAGTGGGAAGGCAGTGCCGTTGCCACTCACTCCGGTCTCAACGCCTGACTCTAGG ATTAGCACAGAATAtgctactaccaccattGACTCCAACAAATGCCGTGATAACGAGGACGCTCAGAGCTACCCCAACAAGCGGCGCAAAACCATAAGCGCCCTTCGACCAGCAAAGGCGACCACCATTCATCCAGACAGATCAGTTGATTGTGAGTACGAAAGCTTATCCTCAGCGGCCGCTGCCGATTCCAGTGGATCCAAGCCTTCTGTGCGACAGGTCCACAGTGACACCCGCTTTCCGCAACGAAAGAACCCACGGCAGGAGTATTCGTTGCCTGTTCTGGAACCGACCTCGGCCGATAAGCTTATAGCAGGGATATGGCGACAGTTACATTCGCCTGTAAAGCTGAGTCGTCTGCCTTCG ATCATACAATCCAATACGGACATCCGAACCGGTGTCAGTCTTGAG GTCTTTCGAGAGGTCAACACCCTATGTCTGAAATACTACAACCAAAGCCAATCTTCCCGTGCTCTGGAAATGATCGTCCAAGCATACTGGGTAGAATGTTTCGAAGCACGCGTTGCCGTTATCCGACTAGAGAAACCCCAACTATCAATCACAGATGCGCGAATGATGGCTCTGAAGGAGGCTTGCATGGTTCTCGattggaaggaaaaggatctTCGTAATCGAAT GGCTATCTGGCGCGGTTACAAAGAAATCAAGGACACAGGCGGCTGGGCATGTCTCATATTCGCAAGTACCGGCATATATCGATTCTGCAAGTATCGCACGGAGTTCGGGGAAGGATTGTTTACCCGCCTACGGCATTTGCGATCTAGCTTCGAGGTAGCGGCTGACACTCTTCACCCGGGATGGCGGGACCTGCTGCAAGTTATCAGGCAAGATAACTCGATCGCATATCACGGCCATCCGCATGAGTGGGTAACCATGTCTGAGGAAGTAGCTGTCCCTCTGCCTTCAACATACGCACATCTCAACCTTCCTCAAGGGTTTCATTACCAGTTCATCGACGTGTGTGTACTAGATCACGCTGTATTTGGAAATCATGATCCACGTCATGTCCCGGAGCTAGATCCCGATCTGTGTCTTGTATGCAAAGCAAGGCAGTCAGATGAGATTGACAAGAATCAATGCCTGTGTTTTCCAGCGTTATTCGGTGGCGTTCGTCATCCGGTGCCAGTCCAGGTATTTCGGACGTCGACTGGGAAGAACAATGGCGTTATTGCGCGGTGT AACTTCGAACGCGGAACCGTCATCGGCGAATTCACAGGCCTCATCACAAACGGCATAGAAGGAGTAGACGTGATGCTAGGTGGCTCACGTGGTCGAACATATCAAATATATCAGGGGCAGATGGGCAATTTCACCCGATTCATCAACCACTCGTGTCGACCGAATAGCCAATTTCAACGGTTCTACTGGAGGGGCATGGAGCGCATAATTGTGGTCTCACGGGGCATTATGGCAGGAACTGAAATCACTGTCGACTATTCGGATAATTATTGGCGCCAGCTGAGCAAGAAATGTCTTTGTGGGGAGTCATGTTGTCGATTtgctgggagggagggatag
- a CDS encoding uncharacterized protein (COG:P;~EggNog:ENOG410PM93;~InterPro:IPR018028,IPR029062,IPR020835,IPR011614, IPR024708,IPR002226,IPR043156,IPR041399,IPR024712, IPR037060,IPR010582;~PFAM:PF18011,PF00199,PF06628;~SECRETED:SignalP(1-16);~go_function: GO:0004096 - catalase activity [Evidence IEA];~go_function: GO:0020037 - heme binding [Evidence IEA];~go_process: GO:0006979 - response to oxidative stress [Evidence IEA];~go_process: GO:0055114 - oxidation-reduction process [Evidence IEA]): protein MRHFWLLPAVAGIAGAQCPYLSGKMSFTQEQDNAGDTIEVTEQTIDNTLYVNDTGSYMTTDFGTPISDQYSLKAGRRGPTLLEDFIFRQKLQRFDHERVPERVVHARGAGAYGTFKSYADWSNVTAADFLSANEKETPMFCRFSTVVGFRGSVDTARDVHGHACRFYTDEGNYDIVGINFAPFFIQDAIQFPDLVHAIKPMPNNEIPQAATAHTSAWDFFSQQSTALHSALWLMSGNGIPRSFRHMNGYGVHSFRFVAANGTSKVVRYRWKSQQGVASLVWDEAQAAAGKNSDYHRQDLYNAIANGHYPKYELQAQIMDEADMLRFGFDLLDPTKLVPEEVVPYTPLGMMELNANPTNYFAEVEQAGFQPGHVVPGIDFTDDPLLQGRLFSYLDTQLTRHGGPNFEQIPVNRPRKPVHNNNRDGFGQQQIPTNNWAYTPNTMSNGYPMQANQTHGHGFFTSPYRYASGHLIREPSPTFHDHWSQPAMFWNSLIPAEQQMVVNAIVFENSKVNSPHVRKNVVNQLNMVNNNLAVRVARGLGLDEPSPNPTYYTSNKTSNVGTFGKPLLSIEGLQVGFLASNSHPESIKQGQAMAAQFSAAGVDLNIVTEAYADGVNTTYALSDAIDFDALIIADGVQSLFASPSLANQMNSTATSTLYPPARPYQILVDSFRYGKPVAAVGSGSAALKNAGIDTSRSGVYTGSSETTEKIAKEVLKGLYTFRFVDRFAIDE from the exons ATGCGTCATTTCTGGCTTTTGCCAGCTGTTGCTGGTATCGCTGGGGCTCAATGCCCCTACCTGTCGGGTAAAATGAGTTTCACTCAGGAGCAGGACAATGCTGGCGATACCATTGAGGTCACGGAACAGACCATTGACAACACTCTCTATGTTAATGATACCGGTAGCTACATGACTACCGACTTCGGGACCCCGATCTCCGACCAGTACAGTCTCAAGGCCGGTCGCCGTGGACCTACCCTGTTGGAGGATTTTATCTTCCGTCAGAAGCTCCAACGGTTCGACCATGAGCGT GTTCCCGAGCGTGTCGTCCACGCCCGTGGTGCCGGTGCATATGGTACTTTCAAGTCCTATGCCGACTGGTCCAACGTCACGGCTGCCGATTTCTTGAGTGCCAATGAAAAGGAGACTCCGATGTTCTGTCGCTTCTCTACTGTTGTCGGTTTCCGTGGAAGTGTCGATACCGCGCGTGATGTTCACGGTCATGCTTGTCGGTTCTACACTGATGAGGGTAACTATG ACATCGTCGGAATCAACTTTgcccccttcttcatccaggaTGCCATCCAGTTCCCCGACCTTGTTCACGCCATCAAGCCTATGCCCAACAATGAGATCCCTCAGGCCGCGACTGCTCACACTTCCGCTTGGGACTTCTTCAGCCAGCAGAGCACTGCCCTCCACAGTGCCTTGTGGCTGATGTCTGGTAACGGTATTCCTCGTTCTTTCCGCCACATGAACGGATACGGTGTCCACAGCTTCCGCTTTGTCGCTGCCAATGGCACCTCCAAGGTGGTTCGCTACCGCTGGAAGTCCCAGCAGGGTGTTGCCAGTCTGGTGTGGGATGAAGctcaggctgctgctggtaagAACAGCGACTACCACCGTCAGGATCTGTACAATGCGATCGCCAACGGTCACTACCCCAAATACGAG CTGCAAGCCCAGATCATGGATGAGGCTGACATGCTCCGCTTTGGCTTCGACCTCCTGGATCCCACCAAGCTGGTCCCTGAGGAGGTTGTCCCTTACACTCCTCTCGGAATGATGGAGCTCAACGCCAACCCCACCAACTACTTTGCTGAAGTTGAACAGGCTGGT TTCCAACCCGGCCACGTCGTTCCTGGCATTGACTTCACCGATGACCCCCTGCTGCAAGGCCGTCTGTTCTCCTACCTGGACACCCAGTTGACCCGTCACGGCGGTCCCAACTTCGAGCAAATCCCCGTCAACCGTCCTCGCAAGCCCGttcacaacaacaaccgtgACGGCTTCGGTCAGCAGCAGATCCCTACCAACAACTGGGCCTACACACCCAACACCATGAGCAATGGCTACCCCATGCAAGCCAACCAGACCCACGGCCACGGCTTCTTCACCTCGCCCTACCGCTACGCTTCTGGCCACCTCATCCGCGAGCCCAGCCCGACCTTCCACGACCACTGGTCCCAGCCCGCCATGTTCTGGAACTCTCTGATCCCCGCTGAGCAGCAGATGGTTGTCAACGCCATTGTCTTCGAGAACTCCAAGGTTAACAGCCCCCACGTTCGCAAGAACGTTGTCAACCAGCTGAACAtggtcaacaacaaccttGCCGTCCGCGTTGCCCGTGGTCTTGGTCTTGATGagccctcccccaacccgaCCTACTACACCTCCAACAAGACTTCCAACGTCGGTACCTTCGGCAAGCCCCTCCTGAGCATCGAAGGTCTGCAGGTTGGCTTCCTCGCTTCTAACTCTCACCCCGAGTCCATCAAGCAAGGTCAGGCCATGGCCGCTCAGTTCTCTGCCGCTGGTGTCGACCTGAACATCGTCACCGAGGCCTACGCCGATGGTGTCAACACCACCTACGCCCTGTCCGACGCTATCGATTTCGATgccctcatcatcgccgacgGTGTCCAGAGCCTCTttgcctctccctccctggCTAACCAGATGAACTCTACCGCCACCTCTACTCTCTACCCTCCTGCCAGACCTTACCAGATCCTGGTCGACTCTTTCAGGTACGGTAAGCCCGTGGCTGCTGTGGGTAGCGGTAGCGCTGCGCTCAAGAACGCTGGTATTGATACCTCCCGCTCTGGTGTGTACACTGGCTCGAGCGAGACCACCGAGAAGATCGCCAAGGAGGTCCTGAAGGGACTCTACACTTTCCGCTTTGTGGATCGGTTTGCCATTGATGAGTAA